In the genome of Populus trichocarpa isolate Nisqually-1 chromosome 10, P.trichocarpa_v4.1, whole genome shotgun sequence, the window TTATTTGCATGGTTATTGGGGGATCTTGGTTGATAGATATGAGGAAATGATTGAGAATTATCACCCAGGTCTGGGTGATCATCGTTGGCCGCTTGTCACTCACTTTGTGGGGTGCAAACCTTGTGGGAAGTTCGGAGATTATTCAGTGGAGAGGTGTTTGAAGCAGATGGATCGGGCGTTTAATTTTGGGGATAATCAAATTCTGCAGATTTATGGGTTTACTCATAAATCGCTGGCTAGTCGGAGAGTTAGTCGAGTGAGAAATGAGACTACCAATCCACTTGAAGTGAAGGATGAGCTTGGCTTGCTTCACCCTGCATTTAAAGCTGTCAGGGTATCAACAACATCTTGAGAGCTTTGATAATGTATTCCACCGCAAGCTGCTggtatttttttcgttttaagTTATAGTGTATGTCAATTTGCTCGCAGTTGGTGTTATTGCTTGTAGAAGTACTGGAAATCTGTATGTTCTTTTCCTAATTTTGTGTTATCAgtgtttaaattatattgatttttgaagGATAGTAACTTGTGTCTCTTCTGACTTTTGactcaaattttatttcatggTTACtctatatatatcatttttaattatgatgttCATGCTTGTGGCTGCAATAACCTGTTATCGTGGTgtatactctttttttcttttttgtttctctttgtttatTGCTCAGTATCTTTATCTATATGTAACAAATTTGTTAATTCAGGTTGATAACAATAgcaattttattgaattaaaagaaattgactaCAGCAACCcaattgaaaaaagataaaagatagtTTCTGAGGATATTCAAGGTTGCTCGTGTCTCTATAAAAAGCATATATTCAAGGTTGCCTTATCCTCCCACGACTTAATAGAAAGTCCCCATAagtttttccatgattttttcataGCCTAGAATTATTTAGCTGACATGTTTTGAAGTTGTTTCTCTAGTTCTTCCAaaattttttgttgggtttgttGGTGTAGTTGATGCTCCTGCTGCCCTTCATGGCTGCAATGGCTTTAATAAATCATGACATCCTTGTCCTTTTTGCCGTAGATCTACTGctctaatattaattataacaaatctaataattcagattaattacaatagtaattttattgaattaaaagaaattgattacAAAGATCTAATTGGAAAAAGATAATAGATAGTTTTTGAGCATATTCAAGGTTGCTCGGGCCTCCATAAGGGCATATTCAAGGTTGTCTTATCCTCCCATGACTTAATAGAAAGTCCCCATaagtttttcataatatttttcagaGTTCTAGAATTCTACTTGGCTAATAGagaaattcaaacaaattcatattctaatttaaaagattcaaatatgataattttaaaaataggaGTAAATTAAGGCTAGGACCTGTTACACTTTACTCATGATTTGCTGGTTAAAATCATGATGAAAATCTATGGAAGAGGCTCTGCATATTTAAATTGACAATATAGATTCTTGGACTTGGGTCAGATTTGTCCTGCTAGGGATTGATGTTACCTTGAGCCTAAGTGCCTTTGATTTGAGCATtgcttttaaaatcttaatggACCAATTGTCTGTGATCCCTAACGCATGCAAGTGTCAAAAAGCATTTACCTGATTTTTAATACATTGGAAGCAATGATTTGTACTATGTAATCTGTAGCAAACATAATTCTTGGCTGATTCCTAAACTAAAGCTTCACAAAACATGATGCCAGCTTTAAATGCCAACAAATGAAAAAGATCCTTTCTACTTCCCAAAACGTTGCAATAGCTCTGTGAGCGAGGTACGTCGCAAATTTTACTAGGAGAGAAGCTGCTACGCAGGGATATCAAAAGTTTTCCATGTTCTGAGAAGAAAGGTTACAAAGGAAATTCTTCCTCGTTTTGAAGCAGGAAATACTTTGATAGTGAACTCATAAAAGCCTGATTCCAACTGCTTGAACACAAGGAAACCATACATTCATGCGAATTACCTCTTGTAATATTATTGAAGCACTATTAACTCGTGTGGATGCTGGAAATTTGGAGATTGTCCTTTCATGATGATTTTCAAGGTCATTGCATCTGATTCTTATTTGAAGGGGCTTGTGCTTTTATTCTTGAATGATTCAAATCTCTCTTTATGTAGTCTGAAAGTAAAGTTGTTATCATTCCATAAAGACCATGGACAGAAAGGTAAAATTGTTATCATACCAAAGAAACCCACGGACCTCATAAAGCAAATTGCAGCATAAAcacatttgatatttttagctgTCCTTGttggaataattttatattaaatgcaACACTAAGCTAGCACAGTTAGGAAGAGAGGGAAAGGGGTTCGGTGCATAACTTGTGGTGGCTGATAGGCATGAGGAAATGACTGATCATCACCTTCAGGATCTTGGTGGTCATAGTCGGCTGCTTGTGATTCACTTTTTGGTATGGAAGCTTCGTTGGAAGTTTGGAGATTATCCAGTGGAAAGGTGCTCAAAGCAGATGGACCAACAATCAAATTTGCAGGTTTATGGTTTACTAATAAATCTCTTGTCAGTTGGAGAATTCGGATTGAGAGCTGAGACTAGCAATCCACTTGGAGTGAAGGATGAGTGTGGCTTGCATCCCCCTGCATTAAGGATGCCAAGGTATCATCATCTTGAGAGCTTTGATAATGTAATGCACTGCTTGCAGctgttatttcttttattacatGTCAATTCGCATGCAATTGCTCGAATTTGCTTGTAGAAGCTCTGGATACAATATTCTGCATGTTCTTTTCCTAAATTAGTTAAGTCAAGTTTACCTGTCTTTCTACCTTAACTGTATTTGTggtttctttatattttgaaacgTTTCTTGGTCTGTGTTTGTGATAATGACTTATTCTCATggggttctttttctttttatttatttcgcACAGTTTGTACTCTTGGCATGCTGATTGAAATGAGGAAAAGGCTGAGGTTCTTCTGTTTGTCATCAATTGGGAAATTTCTGTGCATTGCCGAAGTCACATGATTTGTAGCGAGGATATTGAACATTTAAGATTAGCTTTGATAAAGATTGGATATGTTTCTGCTTAGTTTGCAGGACACACAAGGAGtctgttttaagaaaaaagcaCATTCATACTATCCTTACATGGTATTCTCTTACATCTCacataatattattatgaaaagCTTATTCCCAATTAATTCTTGAAGCTGCAATAGCCTTCTAACCGAGTAATGGCAATATACTTCATTTTATaacattttagaaattaatatgCCTAATGTCATGACAACTGACATTGCAGAAATTTATTGTTGAATATGAGCTAAAAGCTGAGGAATTGTTAGTTTAGGTTGATTTTACCATAGCTCAACTTATCAGCTACATATTTGAGCTGAGCTGACAAGAGATAGACTCTTGGATTTGGGTTGGAGTTGTTTTGCTAGGGATTGTCGTTACCTAGAGCCTGTGTGCCTTTGATTTGAGCATTGCTTTTgaagttttaaagattaaaagcTAGAGTAAGAAGAACGCTTTGCCTGATTTATAATGCATGGGGAAGCAGTAATCTGCAAGAATGTTCTATGTTGATTCCAAAACAAAAGTTTTCAGGTCATGATTCCAGCTTTAAACACCACCAAATGAgagggaaaaagagagaaacaactCTGGGCGACTGTGCCCCAGAAAACATTACAATTGCTTGAAGTCACGTATTTGAGTAAAAAGCTGTCATAATGGGATGGTAGAACTTCTGTCTTCCAGAGAAGAAGGGGGTCATAAAGGAATTAGATCTCAAGAGAGACATACTCTACTAGTGAACTTAAAAATCCTAACTGCAACTGCTTGAGCACAAGTAAGGCATGGATTTGCTTGGGCATCTAATATGCAGTGTTCAGATAAATTGCACTAGTAACTGATACCCAAGGTTAGGCAAGCTATCTATTTCTTTACAGCTTGTTAAGGGCAAGGACATCTCCATAAGGATCCTATGTGTATGATGTAGATTGCTATTCCATTTTGCTCACATAAAATAATCTCCCCAAAATTGCGCGTAGTTTTGATGTTTCGAGTGGCTCAACCAACATGAAGGAAGTTGTATAGATGCTGATTTCTTAGTTTTAGTGTTTACAGTGTTCCTTTCACATGGCTTCTACGATGTTGATGCAGGTCATGACGTTGTGTGATTATAGGTTAGGTTCTAAATACAAGAGAACTGTATCGACTGACAATTTCAAACTAAGTCCCATGAACAAGCACCTTATATTTAGGAAATTATCTGTTCATACCTCAGAATTGAAGCATCAACAACGAATAGATCTAGGCGATTGTGCCCCAGAAGCATCATCTTGCTTTGAAGCTGATGATCTGTATATTATTTAGAGAGTGCTTATTTTTGCACGGTCATTTGTGGGGGAGGGGGGTGTTTGAGCTTGAGAGGTACGGGGAAATGATTGAGAATTGGGTCTTGGTGATCATCGCTGGCCTGTTGCAACCTGCTTTTTGGGGTGTAAGCCTTGTGGAATTTCGGGGATTCATAGTGGAGAGGCACTTGAAGCTGATAGAGCTTTTAGTTGTAGGACAATCAAATTATTGGTTTCAGATTTATGGGGTCATGCATAAATGCTCGCTACCTAGAGTTAAGAGAGTGGGGAATGAGACTAGCAATGCAGCCATCCACTTTCATTGAAGGATAAGCTCGGCTCAAAATTGTGTTTATTAGCAGCTTCTTGACTGAGATAACTATATAATGATAgcaatttttaatgaaaagggATATTATGGTTATGGATGGGACTGTCGTGGTGAATTGTGTGGGTAATGTTTTGCAGCTGTTTCTTTTAGAATGGAGGGGGTAGGAGCATCGTATATTGTGGAGCTTAAGGGACTGATTAATTCTTCATACTGGGCTTATGATTGGTTTTAGAGATATGGCAGTggaacttgggttttttttggtcTCTGCTTTGGTTGTATGGAGCACTGATTGCAAATGGGGCTTCTTTGTGGATGAATGAAAGGAGTTGCAATGAGATTTCAGGAATCTTTCACTTGTGTGTGTCAGGAGGAAGGGAATCGAGCTGCACATCTTCTAGCTAGACACTTAGTTATGTTTTGAAGGAGATGGTGTGATTGAGGAGATTTCAGATTTTTTGCAGTCTGTAGTTAATCACAGATATTGCTGAAATGGCAGCCTGAATTTGGTTTTTGCTTTTGGTATCATGTCTGGTGTTTTGTTTTCTGATCAGTATTAACTATAGCGTGGAATTTCTGCTATTTCACAAAAGGGTCAGTCCCaaattctcttctcttctcttccttttctttttagcttcGGTTTTATATGGATTTAGTGGTTAGTTCTAACCAACGTATCCTTGAGGTAACACTTAACAGAGAGAGCAGTGGCCTAGCAGCAACAATAGCAATCCCTAGACTGTCAAACAAATCTCCCTCCACCACAACTTTGTTACTTGAGTCATATATGCTGTTGTTCTTGAATTATTGAAGTTAATTTGAGCCATGATAGAATATGAACAgatgtaaaatattttgagtAAATAGAAGTCTTGTAAATATTCTGCATATACTTCAGCTCGTAACTTGGGTTTATAGATCTCAGTGAACAGAGTCAAGACATGGAGTCGATTTTATAtttctgtcttttctttttctttttaatggatAGAGCATGTATAGAAGAATGTCCGGGAAAAGCAGAGAAAAAGCCAGTGTGGTGGCAAGTCAGTATTCGGTAGTGTCGATAGTAAATGATCGATCGATCGATCGATTGATGCAGCGCCGTCCATACACTTATTGGTGCCCAAGGGCCACCGCACAGTAACGATGACAATCACTGGCACTTCCGGAACTACTTGCTGATACAGCAAAATCAAGAGTACATGTTGAGTATATGTTGCGACAAACCGCGTCTTAACAGATCGCGCATGTACTGCCTAGATTATgcttgattgaaaaatatttttctaactgtgatagtttgaaaaatactttaaaatattattaaagaaaCCTCACTTTAGTTCCGTGTAGTGTAGACTATCTATGAAATTTCCATGTgaatttcatcaaaaataaaaataaaataaaaataaaaatccaaagtcGAGCGTTTACCTCAGTAGTGGAACATTGCTGTGCCTCTAGACTGACTGGTGTTAAATCGTTTACCCCAGCAGTGGAACACTGCTGTAGTGGTAGACTGACTGTGGTGTTAAATCGTTTACCTCAGCAGTGTAACATTGCTGTAGCGGTAGACTGATTGTGGTGTTAAATAGGCAATCTTGAGACCAATATTCTTCACATCTAGCAAAGCCAGCCATTTTATAACACAACAAAGCGATCTGCTTAAAAGAATCATGAGATTTCTGAGGGATTGCATTTCCATACTTCTTTTTTGCTCTACTTTGCTTCTGATTGTAGAAGTAGCCACCCCTGTTGACACCATTAACACAACCCTGTCAATTCGAGATGGAGACACCATAGTCTCGGCTGGTGGCACCTATGAATTAGGATTTTTCAGCCCCGGAAAATCCAAAAACCGATACTTGGGGATATGGTATGGCAAAATATCAGTCCAGACAGCAGTGTGGGTTGCCAACAGAGAATCTCCACTTAACGATTCATCAGGTGTTGTAAGGCTTACCAACCAAGGACTTCTTGTCCTTGTCAATCGCAGTGGAAGCATCATTTGGTCTTCCAACACATCAACACCTGCTAGGAATCCAGTTGCACAGCTTTTGGATTCGGGAAACCTTGTTGTGAAAGAGGAGGGTGATAATAACCCGGAGAACTCCCTGTGGCAGAGTTTTGAACATCCAGGTAATACATTAATACCGGGCATGAAGATAGGACGGAATAGAGTCACTGGCATGGACTGGAGCTTGGCAGCATGGAAGTCACTAGATGATCCTTCTAGAGGTAACATAACAGGTATCCTTGTTCCTTATGGATATCCCGAGTTAGTAGAGCTGGAAGATTCGAAAGTGAAGTATCGATCTGGGCCATGGAATGGTCTGGGGTTCAGTGGTATGCCTCCATTAAAACCAAATCCAATATATacatatgaatttgtttttaacgaGAAGGAGATATTTTACAGAGAACAGCTTGTTAATAGCTCAATGCATTGTAGGATTGTCTTGGCTCAGAATGGTGATATCCAACAACTTTTGTGGATTGAGAAAACCCAGAGCTGGTTTCTTTACGAAACAGAAAACATCAATAATTGTGCGCGTTATAAACTATGTGGTGCAAATGGCATCTGTAGTATTAACAACTCTCCGGTGTGTGATTGCTTAAATGGATTTGTACCGAGAGTTCCAAGAGACTGGGAGAGGACAGATTGGTCAAGTGGTTGCATCAGAAAGACTGCACTAAACTGTTCAGGAGATGGGTTTCAAAAAGTCTCAGGTGTGAAGTTGCCGGAGACAAGGCAATCATGGTTTAACAAGAGCATGAGCCTGGAGGAGTGCAGGAACACGTGCTTGAAGAACTGCAGCTGTACTGCGTATGCAAACATGGACATCAGGAATGGAGGAAGTGGGTGCTTGCTTTGGTTCAATGATCTGATCGATATTTTGTTTCAAGATGAGAAAGACACCATTTTTATACGGAGGGCTGCATCAGAACTAGGTATGAATTTATCTTCTGACGGTATCTATTACTATGATTTTAGTCACTTTTAGAGAggtcatattatttatttgagaaGATTTTCCGATTAAATGCATGAGAAAGTTTTCTTTCTAATCTTATATTCTAGTTTTCAGAACATCATATCACACGATGCCTGAGAGTGCCTGTGTATGCTTGTGTTGATGTGTGTTGATAGAGTGATAACTTGGTCAATGTCTCCTCTTcccctctctctgttttttttccatagGTTTCGTTGAACAACCGCATTGCTTGTGGACATAGATTACAACTCTCAAGACATATGTTCATACTAGTATAAGGATTATTATAGAGACTTGAAGGATAATCACATCATCAATCCTGAAAATCTCacaatttctaaaattcaatGATGTGTTGTAGATGCTTGCAAGATTTCTTGCACGACATATCATTTGGCATGAAAGAACTTGAGATATTCATTGAAAGAAGTAACTTCTTGaagcataataaaataactagatCAGTGACTAGACATATCACTTGGTGTTGGTGACATGATGGAGTGGTTTTTCTCTGCCCAGAGCGGTGTTGTTTTATAATGTATTGAGTAGATAACTGGGATTGAAAGATCCAATAGCCAAGGAAAACTATTCACAAATTCCTATTTATTGTCTTTTAACTCTAGTTTTTCTCTGCCATGATATAGGTAATGGTGATAGTGCAAAGGTTAATACGAAATCCAATGCAAAGAAAAGGATCGTGGTAAGCACTGTGTTGTCCACAGGACTTGTGTTCCTTGGACTAGCCTTGGTCTTGCTCTTGCATGTTTGGAGAAAGCAGCAGCAGAAAAAACGTACGTATTCTACCATGAAAATCTAACCAATCCTATCGCCCCCATTCCACGACTTTCAGAGAAGAAGTCTAGTTAATctcttaatttaaatttgatttgattaatccAAGGTAGGACAGTAAATTGTTCAAGacttcattaatatttaatgccttaaaaagaaatttgagtACAACGACAAATAGAGGTGAGAGAtcccatgtcttttttttttacctttccaATTCGTAGTAGTAATACTAACAGGAAAAATGACAGGTAATTTGCCAAGCGGATCGAATAACAAGGATATGAAGGAAGAACTAGAATTACCCTTCTTTAATATGGATGAGTTGGCTTCTGCAACAAATAACTTTTCTGATGCCAATAAACTAGGAGAAGGAGGTTTCGGACCTGTTTATAAGATAATAATTATCTGTAAACGGTCATGCAATATGGCCTATGGCCTCTGAATTTCATCTTACAAACTCCTGACCCCAGTGGAGTTCTTGGTGTTAGTTTCTTTGAAACGATCCCACTACAGGACTGTCAGGACCGAccatttttttagcataaaacaATGACTGATTGGAGAGTACTCCTTAACAGATACAAAGAGTACGGAACACCATTTCGCAATTCTCAACTTCCAGAAGACAACGTATGATTTGCTTACGATGCTGAGTCATTATTTGCAGGGAACCCTTGCAGATGGACGAGAAATAGCTGTGAAGAGGCTCTCTAAGAATTCAAGACAAGGACTTGATGAATTCAAAAATGAAGTTAAACATATCGTGAAACTTCAGCATCGGAATCTAGTGAGGCTTCTTGGATGCTGCATTGAAAGAGATGAAAAGATGTTGGTCTACGAGTTTTTGCCTAACAAAAGCTTGGACTTCTATATTTTTGGTATGAATCTCACAAAACCTTTTCAAAAAGTTAAGCACTATTGAGCTTTCCAAAACCCTGCATTAAGAATCTAATTATAAGATGTTTATCTTCCTTCGAAGCCCTTAGGAAAGTGGCTTCGTAGGGGGAGATTACTTTTCTCCACTTTCTTTCTCACAAATCCTGCCATATATGCAATTGTAACTCGTTCTTTCTTGTTCTCTCTTGCATTTATGAATCTGATAAGAGCCATAATGTATTGACTTGGGCAGATGAAACTCATAGCTTACTACTAGATTGGCGTCAGCGCTACAATATCATCAATGGGATTGCTCGTGGACTCCTTTATCTTCACCAAGATTCGAGACTAAGAATAATCCACAGAGATCTGAAAACCAGCAATATTTTGTTGGATTAcgaaatgaatccaaaaatctcAGACTTTGGCCTGGCTAGAAGttttggagaaaatgaaactgaaGCCAGTACTAATAAAGTGGCTGGAACGTAGTAAGTGTCTTCTTCATCATATGGATTTTATGCTCTTAGTTTGCAAATGCATGCGACCTAAAATTCTATGAATACATGCAGTGGTTACATATCTCCAGAGTATGCAAATTATGGACTCTACTCGCTAAAATCAGACGTCTTCAGCTTTGGTGTATTGGTGCTAGAAATAGTGAGTGGCTATAGGAACAGAGGATTCAGTCACCCAGATCACCACCTCAACCTTATCGGGCATGTAAGTGCCAAAGCTATGTCAGTTTGACTCTTTCATTTCAATAAACTCTCGAGTACCTCTGTTAGATACCAGATGTCTGCACATGTTTATGAGACTTGAACACTTCAGATACTTGAAGAAAAACTGTAGAAATTATGGAAAACAATTGAGACCGACAATGGTCAATGTTGGATTTGCACAAATACGTAACGTGTTCTTAATAGCATGGTTTTTGTTTATCAGGCTTGGATACTGTTCAAACAAGGCAGGTCTCTAGAACTGGTTGGGGAATCAAAAGTTGAAACACCTTATTTATCTGAAGTACTACGTTCGATTCATGTGGGGCTATTGTGTGTGCAAGAAAATACAGAAGATAGGCCAAACATGTCATATGTGGTTTTGATGTTGGGTAATGAAGATGAACTGCCTCAGCCTAAACAACCAGGATTCTTCACTGAAAGGGATCTTATTGAAGCATGTTATTCATCAAGCCAGTGCAAACCACCTTCAGCGAACGAGTGCTCGATTTCATTGCTGGAGGCAAGATAGAGtgcttgtgtttttgttttgtgtggTCTTGATGGTTGTGAATCTGCCATAAAACTTCTACTGTGTGTCTGCTGTAATAAGGTTATGAATCTACCATGCATGCTTAATTTCTAtgagatttaataactttttttagtgattaaaGGCACTCGATTGTTCTAGTGCGTGCTGAGGAGttgaaataacaaacaaacactaCTAGTTGCAGAAATAAAGgcttctaaatataaattatactcTGATGAAATCCgatttatattaagaaatagCAGCAGCCATTAAGTAggtggttgaaattgaagagaaagcAGAATTTCTGGGATTCTTGTTTTCATCAAAATGTTTTGGATTTTCACTCCTATACTGTTTTCTAAAATCTTGGATTTGGATGGAtgagaagtgaaaaaaaaaaaggacaaataaatataataatttatgagaGATAAATTTATTGAGCATTTAATAGACGATAAATTTTACTGGACAAAATGGTTAGATtgtttaattcaattattaattattattaattattgacTAGATGGTTACTCACGCATTACATGGGTTatgacaaattatatatataggtgaCGCTCTATGTTGGGGGccattctaattttatttttaacataaaaaagaatttcagaccctatctatgtttttttttttatcagtaaaaTAATTCCTAGGAATTTCAACGCAA includes:
- the LOC7498011 gene encoding G-type lectin S-receptor-like serine/threonine-protein kinase SD1-1: MFGESSSRKNGTLADGREIAVKRLSKNSRQGLDEFKNEVKHIVKLQHRNLVRLLGCCIERDEKMLVYEFLPNKSLDFYIFDETHSLLLDWRQRYNIINGIARGLLYLHQDSRLRIIHRDLKTSNILLDYEMNPKISDFGLARSFGENETEASTNKVAGTYGYISPEYANYGLYSLKSDVFSFGVLVLEIVSGYRNRGFSHPDHHLNLIGHAWILFKQGRSLELVGESKVETPYLSEVLRSIHVGLLCVQENTEDRPNMSYVVLMLGNEDELPQPKQPGFFTERDLIEACYSSSQCKPPSANECSISLLEAR